One window of Bombus pyrosoma isolate SC7728 unplaced genomic scaffold, ASM1482585v1 HiC_scaffold_4726, whole genome shotgun sequence genomic DNA carries:
- the LOC122577518 gene encoding golgin subfamily A member 6-like protein 22: MVERKIAYKDKTFRIIALYNQDTKGTWKEIEERVDGREEEVMIIGGDWNARTGEEGGQVNEDLGKERSRRSEDKKINVEGRILLRYLKERGWTIINGRDEEGEEWTYIGERGNSVIDYVIGNQEATKEITNMKVGKRTESDHMPLEVEIGGPELQKTEEREEEEKERREWTWESREKYLEECKDWTYEGRTVEELWTEIKNKVNKAIPKKRVKIRKWGMGEKVWYDKEWKERKREVRRKMAKFRRGRCSRKELMEEKKAFKLWCKERKERHEEEEMEKIRKIRTEREVWKYINKYRRRREDIDEEISEEWRNHFMEILEGKEHKEDRKTREQGEEEEIRKEREDNIEKEEVIYQIRKLKEKEATGEDGLENEVWKYAPMEVGEALWELVRKIWNEEGIPEDWKKGVICPIYKKGDKRVAKSYRGVTLMDTVTSRGTSARQPSLPGSQQPTYSLPDSQ, from the coding sequence ATggtggaaaggaaaatagcATATAAGGACAAGACATTCAGGATAATAGCGCTCTATAATCAAGACACAAAAGGAACATGGAAAGAGATAGAGGAAAGAGTAGacggaagagaagaggaagtgaTGATCATCGGCGGAGACTGGAACGCGAGAACGGGAGAAGAGGGAGGGCAGGTAAACGAGGACCTAGGGAAGGAAAGAAGCAGGCGATCAGAagacaagaaaataaacgTGGAAGGAAGAATACTGCTTAGATACCTGAAAGAGAGAGGCTGGACGATAATAAACGGCAGGGATGAAGAAGGAGAGGAGTGGACCTATATTGGGGAGAGAGGAAACTCGGTGATAGATTATGTGATCGGAAACCAGGAGGCGacaaaagaaataactaaCATGAAGGTAGGAAAAAGAACAGAGTCGGACCATATGCCACTAGAAGTAGAAATAGGAGGGCCAGAACTACAAAAAAccgaagaaagggaagaagaagagaaggagagaagggaGTGGACATGGGAAAGCAGGGAAAAATACCTGGAGGAATGCAAAGATTGGACCTACGAGGGGAGAACAGTAGAGGAGCTGTGGACAGAAATCAAAAACAAGGTAAACAAAGCAATACCAAAGAAGAGagtaaagataagaaaatggGGCATGGGAGAGAAAGTGTGGTATGACAAGGagtggaaagagaggaaaagagaggtgAGAAGGAAGATGGCAAAGTTCAGGAGAGGAAGATGCAGCAGAAAAGAACTAATGGAGGAGAAGAAGGCATTCAAACTATGgtgcaaagaaagaaaggaaagacacgaagaagaggaaatggAGAAGATCAGGAAAATTAGAACAGAGCGAGAGGTATGGAAGTACATAAACAAgtacagaagaagaagagaggacaTAGATGAGGAAATAAGCGAAGAGTGGAGGAATCACTTTATGGAGATACTAGAGGGAAAAGAGCACAAAGAGGACAGGAAAACACGGGAGCAGGGAGAGGAGgaggaaataagaaaggaGAGGGAAGATAATATAGAGAAGGAAGAGGTGATATACCAAATAAGAAAACTAAAAGAGAAGGAGGCAACGGGGGAGGACGGGCTAGAAAATGAGGTATGGAAGTATGCACCGATGGAAGTGGGGGAGGCGTTATGGGAGTTAGTAAGGAAAATCTGGAATGAAGAAGGGATACCGGAAGATTGGAAAAAAGGGGTAATATGTCCGATATACAAGAAGGGCGACAAGAGAGTAGCGAAGAGCTACAGAGGAGTAACGTTAATGGACActgttacgtcgcgcgggacatctgcacgccagccctcgctacctggcagccaacagccaacctacagtcttcccgattctcaatag